A stretch of DNA from Streptomyces rubradiris:
AAGGGGTGAACGCTCGTAACTTTCGCGTGCGGGTCGCGTTCGACCGCGCTAATGCGTCACAGGGTGACCGTGCGGGCGCGAAACGTCACGGCGGCCAGGCGGATACGAAAGCGGGCGCTAGGCCGCCGCCGGTTCGCGCCGGGCGGCGCGCCGCCGGGCCGCCTGCTCCGGGTCGAGCGCGGGTACGGCGGCCAGGAGCTGCTTGGTGTACGGCTCGCGCGGGCTGTCGTAGACCTCGTCGGCGGGCCCGTACTCGACGAGCCGGCCGCGCCGCATCACCGCGACCCGGTCGCTAACCTGGCGGACCACGGCGAGGTCGTGCGCGATGAAGACCAGCGCCAGGCCGAGTTCCCGCTGGAGTTCGCCGAGCAGGGCGACCACCTGGGCCTGGGTGGTGACGTCGAGCGCGGAGACCGGCTCGTCGCAGACGAGGGCGCGCGGCTCGGCGGCGAGCGCGCGTGCGATGCCGACGCGCTGGCGCTGGCCGCCGCTGAATTCGTGCGGGTAGCGGTCGTAGTGCGCCCGGTCGAGCCCCACGCGCTCCAGGAGGTCCGACACGCGCCCCCGGATGCGCTCCTCGTCGCGTTCGCCCCGCGCGCGGAGCGGGTCGGCGATGGACTCGCCGACGCTGCGGCGGGGGTTGAGGGAGGAGACGGGGTCCTGGAAGACCATCTGGACGGCCGGGTTCACCCCGGTGTGCGGGCGCCCCTCGTAGCGGATCTCGCCGGCGGTCGGCTCCAGCAGCCCGACCAGCATGCGGCCGAGCGTGGTCTTGCCGCTGCCGCTCTCGCCGACCACGCCGAGGGTCTCCCCGCGCCGGACGGTCACCGAGACGTCGTCCACGGCCGTGAACGCCCGCTTGCCGCGCCCGAACTCGCGCCGCACCCCGGTGGCCTCCAGCACGACCTCGCCGGTGGCCGGGGAAGCGGTCCGGCGGGCGTCCACGCGCGGGACGGCGTCGAGCAGGTCGCGGGTGTACGGCTCGGCGGGCGCGGCGAGGACAGCGCCGACCGGGCCGCGCTCGACGGCTCTGCCGTGCCGCATGACGAGGATGTCGTCCGCGCTCTCGGCGGCCACGCCCACGTCGTGGGTGACGAGCAGCAGGCCCATGCCGGTCTCCGCACGCAGGCCGTGCACGAGGTCGAGGATCTGGGCCTGCACGGTGACGTCGAGGGCGGTCGTCGGCTCGTCGGCGATCAGCAGGTCCGGCTCGCCGGCCAGGGCCATGGCGATGAGGGCGCGCTGGCGCATGCCGCCGCTGAACTCGTGTGGCCGGGACCGGGCCCGCCGGGCCGCGTCCGGGATGCCGACCCGGTCCAGTACCTCGACGGCACGCGCGCGTGCGGCGCGGCGCGGCACGCGCGCGTGGACGCGGTAGACCTCGGCGATCTGGTCGCCGATCGCGTAGTACGGGTCGAGCGAGGACAGCGGGTCCTGGAAGACCATGGCCGCCTTGGCGCCGCGCAGCCGGCGCAGCTCCTCGTCGGAGGCCGCCTGGACGTCGGTGCCGGCCACCCGGACCGAGCCGGCGACCCGGGCGCCGGTGCCCCGGTGCAGGCCCAGCAGGGCGCCCGCGACCGTGGACTTGCCGGAGCCGGACTCGCCGACCAGGGCGAGGGCGGCGCCCTCCGCCAGGCTGAAGGAGAGCCCGTCGACGGCGCGCAGGGCCCCGAACTCGACCGTCAGGTCCGTCACTTCCACCAGGCTCATGCGAGCACCACCCGTCGGTCGGCCACCGCGTACAGGACGTCCGCGACGGCGTTGGCGAGGACCACGAAGAAGCCGGTCACCAGCACCATGCCGACGACCACCGGCAGGTCGACGACCTTGACCGCGCGCACCAGTTCCTGGCCGATGCCGGGCAGGCCGAACAGGGTCTCGGTGAGGACGGCGCCGCCGACGGCCGAGCCGACGGTGACCGCGTTGAGCGCGATGACGGAGGCCGTCGCGCCGCGCAGCGCGTGCCGGGTGATCAGCGCGCGTTCACCGACGCCGTAGGCGCGGAAGGTGCGGATGTGGTCCTCGGCCAGCGTCTCCAGCATCGAGGCCCGGGTCAGCCGGGCGAAGCCGGCCGCCTCGATGAGGGCGAGGGACAGCCAGGGCAGCAGCAGGTTCCACGCCCACTGTTCGGGGTCGTCGGTGAAGTTCACGTACTGCGGGAAGGGCAGCAGCCGCAGTTCGCCGCAGACGACGATCATCAGGACCAGCCCGATGACGAAGACGGGTGTGGCGACGCCCGCGAGGGTGACCGCGGTCAGCACGCGCTCGGAGAGCCGGCCGCGCCGCCAGGCGGACAGCACGCCGGTGCCGACGCCGAGCAGCAGCCAGATCACCATCGCGCCGAGCACCAGCGAGAAGCTCACCGGCAGCTTGGCCCAGATGATGTCGGTGACCTCCCGGCCGGTCTGGTACGACTGGCCCAGGCAGGGCGCCGCGCAGTGCTCCACGGAGGTGCCCGTGGAGTAGTCCTGGCCCACGAGGAGGCCCTGGAGGAAGTGCCAGTAGCGCACGTACAGCGGGTCGTCGAGGTGGAGTTGCTGGGCCACCTGGTGGACCTGGGCCGGGGAGCAGCGCGGGCCGCAGGTGATCTGGGCGACGTTGCCGGGGGTGACGTAGAAGACCACGTAGATGATCATCGAGAGCACGAGCAGGGTGACCACGGCACCGGCGAGCCGGCGCAGGACGAAACCGGGGAAGCCGTTCACGCTCCCTCCTCCTTCTTCGGCGCGGCCCGCGGCGCGGTGGCCGGTACGGCCGCCTGGGCGCGGGCCTCCCGCTTGCTGCCGGTGCCGACGCGCAGCCGGGAGGCGGCGCGCGGGTCGAGGGCGACGCGGACGCCGTCGCCGAGGACGGTCATCGCGAACACGGTGACGAACAGGGCGAGGGCGGGCAGCAGCAGGTACTGCGGGGCCGCCTGGTACCAGACGTCGGCGCTGGTGAGCATCTGGCCCCAGGAGGGGGTGGGCGGCTTCACGCCGACGCCGAGGAAGGACAGGGCCGCCTCGGCGCTGATGTTCGACGGGACCAGCAGCGCGGCGTAGGTGATGACCGGCGCGGCGAGGCCCGGGAGGAGTTCGCGTACGGCGGTCCGCCAGGTGCTCCAGCCGCTGAGCCGGGAGGCGGAGACGTAGTCGAGGTTCTTCAGGGCGAGCGTCTGCGCGCGCACCATCTTCGCCACCGTGGACCATCCGGCGACCAGGGCGAGGATGAGCGCGACCAGGACCGGCCGGGGGAAGCCGTCGGGTACGACGGCCAGCAGGGCCAGCGCCATGATCATCAGCGGGAGCGACAGGAAGATGTCGGTGACCCGGCTCAGGACCAGGTCGACCCAGCGGTTGCCGAGCCCCGCGGCCACGCCCATGGCGACGCCGACGAGGACCTGGACCAGCGTGGCACCCAGCGACACGCCCAGGGAGACCCGTGCGCCGTAGACCAGCCGGGCGAACATGTCACGTCCGGTCTGCGGCTCGACGCCCAGCCAGTGGTCGGCGCTCGCGCCGCCGAAGGAGCCGATGGGCACGCCTCCGCGGGCGGAGTCGATCAGGTCGGGGTGGTAGGTGGTGGGGTCCTGCCCCTCCAGGGCGGTGAGCAGCGGCGCGGCGAGCGCGACCAGGGCGAGGAGCGCGACCACGACGGCGGCGCCGAGGGCGGCGCGCCGCTCCCGCAGCCGCCGCCAGAACTGACGGGCCCCCGGGGCCGC
This window harbors:
- a CDS encoding dipeptide ABC transporter ATP-binding protein, producing MSLVEVTDLTVEFGALRAVDGLSFSLAEGAALALVGESGSGKSTVAGALLGLHRGTGARVAGSVRVAGTDVQAASDEELRRLRGAKAAMVFQDPLSSLDPYYAIGDQIAEVYRVHARVPRRAARARAVEVLDRVGIPDAARRARSRPHEFSGGMRQRALIAMALAGEPDLLIADEPTTALDVTVQAQILDLVHGLRAETGMGLLLVTHDVGVAAESADDILVMRHGRAVERGPVGAVLAAPAEPYTRDLLDAVPRVDARRTASPATGEVVLEATGVRREFGRGKRAFTAVDDVSVTVRRGETLGVVGESGSGKTTLGRMLVGLLEPTAGEIRYEGRPHTGVNPAVQMVFQDPVSSLNPRRSVGESIADPLRARGERDEERIRGRVSDLLERVGLDRAHYDRYPHEFSGGQRQRVGIARALAAEPRALVCDEPVSALDVTTQAQVVALLGELQRELGLALVFIAHDLAVVRQVSDRVAVMRRGRLVEYGPADEVYDSPREPYTKQLLAAVPALDPEQAARRRAARREPAAA
- a CDS encoding ABC transporter permease codes for the protein MNGFPGFVLRRLAGAVVTLLVLSMIIYVVFYVTPGNVAQITCGPRCSPAQVHQVAQQLHLDDPLYVRYWHFLQGLLVGQDYSTGTSVEHCAAPCLGQSYQTGREVTDIIWAKLPVSFSLVLGAMVIWLLLGVGTGVLSAWRRGRLSERVLTAVTLAGVATPVFVIGLVLMIVVCGELRLLPFPQYVNFTDDPEQWAWNLLLPWLSLALIEAAGFARLTRASMLETLAEDHIRTFRAYGVGERALITRHALRGATASVIALNAVTVGSAVGGAVLTETLFGLPGIGQELVRAVKVVDLPVVVGMVLVTGFFVVLANAVADVLYAVADRRVVLA
- a CDS encoding ABC transporter permease translates to MSEALAAVGAAGTDTTVPAAPGARQFWRRLRERRAALGAAVVVALLALVALAAPLLTALEGQDPTTYHPDLIDSARGGVPIGSFGGASADHWLGVEPQTGRDMFARLVYGARVSLGVSLGATLVQVLVGVAMGVAAGLGNRWVDLVLSRVTDIFLSLPLMIMALALLAVVPDGFPRPVLVALILALVAGWSTVAKMVRAQTLALKNLDYVSASRLSGWSTWRTAVRELLPGLAAPVITYAALLVPSNISAEAALSFLGVGVKPPTPSWGQMLTSADVWYQAAPQYLLLPALALFVTVFAMTVLGDGVRVALDPRAASRLRVGTGSKREARAQAAVPATAPRAAPKKEEGA